The Planctomycetia bacterium genome has a segment encoding these proteins:
- a CDS encoding DNA polymerase: protein MIDTFREIWLADFEFSAPPGERPQPLCLVAREFRSGRLLRLWRDELHALRIPPFDTGRRTLFVAYYASAELGCYLSLDWPMPERILDLYVEFRNASNGLPTTCGNGLLGALVHYGLGGIEAAEKQEMRELAMRGNDYTDAEQVALLDYCQTDVDALAKLLPKMLPEIDLPRAILRGRYMAAAARMESAGVPIDVESLEQLRESWRSIQGQLIERIDADFGVYVPRGQKRIDPSTPAGAAVFTEAHHNELDPHHLAEALDYVWKRELDSRLEWERAKAAARRDTGLTVRKIEDWERRGGRHGRGGDHSDYPGLDVTAREIAGRYPELGIGPGYDGDDGRDYAALLWETLREPARPKPVKHDPELIARAVDLLRNNPGETDPAQAMTFSAERFARYLIAEDIPWPRLASGALALDDDTFRQMARTYAQVAPLRELRHSLGEMRLFSDLAVGADGRNRCLLSPFRSTTGRNQPSNAKFIFGPSVWLRGLIKPSPGQAVAYIDWSQQEFGIAAVLSDDPAMRHAYASGDPYLEFAKQAGLIPRDATKQSHPAERDRCKVCILATQYGMGPASLAQSLGQPEAYARELLDLHRAAYPRFWKWSQACVDHAMLRGSLWTVFGWRVHVGGKSNPRSLANFPMQANGAEMLRLACCLATERGITVCAPVHDAVLVEGADEEIDHVVAATQAVMREASATVLDGFELRSDAKIIRYPERYSDPRGERMWGEVSELLTQSNMLRNQQHLLV, encoded by the coding sequence ATGATCGACACGTTCCGCGAAATCTGGTTGGCGGACTTTGAATTCTCCGCGCCGCCGGGCGAGCGCCCACAACCGCTCTGCCTGGTGGCGCGGGAATTCCGCTCCGGGCGGCTGCTGCGCTTGTGGCGTGACGAGTTGCACGCATTGCGCATCCCGCCGTTCGATACCGGACGACGGACGCTGTTCGTCGCTTACTATGCCAGTGCGGAACTCGGCTGTTATCTGTCGCTTGACTGGCCGATGCCCGAGCGAATCCTCGACTTGTACGTCGAGTTTCGCAACGCCTCGAATGGCCTACCCACCACGTGTGGGAATGGCTTACTCGGCGCGCTGGTCCACTATGGACTCGGCGGCATCGAAGCGGCGGAGAAGCAAGAGATGCGAGAACTTGCGATGCGTGGCAACGATTACACCGACGCCGAGCAAGTCGCCTTACTCGACTACTGCCAAACGGACGTGGACGCACTGGCGAAACTGTTGCCCAAGATGCTGCCGGAGATTGACCTCCCGCGTGCCATCTTGCGGGGCCGCTATATGGCGGCGGCTGCACGCATGGAATCGGCTGGCGTGCCGATCGACGTGGAAAGCCTGGAGCAACTCCGCGAGTCTTGGCGGTCCATTCAAGGTCAACTTATCGAACGGATCGACGCCGACTTTGGCGTGTACGTTCCGCGTGGTCAAAAGCGCATCGACCCGAGCACTCCGGCCGGCGCGGCGGTCTTCACCGAGGCCCACCATAACGAACTCGACCCGCACCACTTGGCGGAAGCCCTCGACTACGTGTGGAAACGAGAACTCGATAGCCGGCTGGAATGGGAACGGGCGAAAGCCGCGGCTAGACGTGACACCGGATTGACCGTGCGGAAAATTGAAGACTGGGAGCGGCGTGGCGGGCGGCATGGTCGGGGCGGCGACCATAGCGATTACCCGGGACTCGACGTGACCGCGCGGGAGATTGCCGGCCGCTACCCCGAGCTAGGCATCGGCCCCGGTTACGACGGCGACGACGGCCGTGACTATGCGGCACTCCTATGGGAGACGCTCCGCGAGCCGGCACGGCCGAAGCCGGTTAAGCACGACCCCGAGTTAATAGCCCGCGCCGTCGATCTACTGCGAAACAACCCCGGCGAGACCGACCCCGCGCAGGCGATGACGTTCAGTGCGGAACGATTCGCCCGGTATCTGATTGCGGAAGATATTCCGTGGCCCCGGCTGGCGAGCGGTGCGCTGGCCCTAGACGATGACACGTTCCGCCAAATGGCCCGCACCTATGCGCAAGTCGCTCCGCTCCGCGAGCTACGGCATTCGCTGGGTGAGATGCGGTTGTTCTCCGACTTGGCCGTGGGCGCCGACGGTCGCAATCGCTGCTTGCTGTCTCCCTTTCGTTCCACCACGGGACGCAATCAGCCGAGCAATGCGAAGTTCATCTTCGGCCCGTCGGTCTGGCTGCGCGGACTCATCAAGCCATCGCCCGGGCAAGCGGTAGCCTACATCGACTGGTCGCAGCAGGAATTCGGCATCGCGGCGGTACTCTCCGACGATCCGGCCATGCGCCACGCATACGCGAGCGGCGACCCGTACCTCGAATTCGCCAAGCAAGCCGGGCTAATCCCCCGTGACGCGACGAAGCAATCGCACCCAGCGGAACGGGACCGGTGCAAGGTCTGCATTCTGGCGACGCAGTACGGCATGGGACCGGCGAGTCTGGCGCAGTCGCTGGGGCAACCTGAAGCCTATGCCCGTGAGCTACTCGACCTGCATCGGGCGGCCTATCCACGATTCTGGAAATGGTCCCAAGCCTGCGTCGACCACGCGATGCTCCGGGGATCACTTTGGACCGTATTCGGCTGGCGGGTGCATGTCGGCGGCAAGAGTAATCCGCGATCGCTGGCGAACTTTCCAATGCAAGCCAACGGGGCCGAAATGCTCCGGCTGGCCTGCTGCCTGGCAACCGAGCGAGGCATTACGGTCTGCGCCCCGGTACACGATGCGGTCTTGGTGGAGGGTGCCGACGAAGAAATCGACCACGTGGTCGCCGCGACTCAAGCCGTCATGCGAGAGGCGTCCGCCACGGTACTCGACGGATTCGAGTTGCGATCCGATGCGAAGATCATTCGCTACCCCGAACGCTACTCCGACCCCCGGGGTGAACGAATGTGGGGAGAGGTTTCCGAGCTACTTACCCAATCCAACATGTTGCGAAACCAACAGCACTTGTTGGTTTGA
- a CDS encoding helix-turn-helix domain-containing protein has translation MLAVDIPALLDTEQVAHILDVKPATLVAWRHHRRYPLRFTRVGRNIRYRREDVLAFLEARTVDCGDSQN, from the coding sequence ATGCTAGCCGTAGACATTCCCGCGTTGCTCGACACTGAGCAAGTTGCCCACATCCTCGACGTGAAGCCGGCCACTCTGGTCGCTTGGCGGCATCATCGCCGCTACCCGCTTCGATTCACTCGCGTCGGGCGGAACATCAGATACCGGCGCGAAGACGTGTTGGCGTTTCTCGAAGCCCGCACGGTCGATTGCGGCGATTCCCAAAACTAA
- a CDS encoding tyrosine-type recombinase/integrase produces MRSKLRVADPDGRAEPIKFRFSKGSLERFPAPAEGRIFVYDELVPGLCLAVTQAGGRTFYRNGRVDGRPQRVRIGTFPGTSIEQARKVAAKINGQVADGQDPQEAKRNRRAEVTLGDVFNFHLEHFARLKKKTWREDERMFNAYLSPWKNRRLATIRTEEVQAFHTRLGTDHGQYQANRVIELVGKLFSTAAGKLGWKGDNPALAVDRFKEQSRDRFLLPDEVPKLLRAIDDCPDAAWRNYFRLLLLTGVRRANALAARWEQIDWQRAVWRLPETKSGKPVNVELAPQAVEVLEAQREIVTGSPWVFPANRSDSKSGHASQPDKAWRAICAAAGITDLRLHDLRRTLGSWQAIGGASQTIIGASLGHSPGSSATAVYSRLTQSTVRESVTKAVDALLAAGRAK; encoded by the coding sequence ATGCGTAGCAAGTTGCGGGTTGCGGACCCCGATGGCCGTGCCGAGCCAATCAAGTTTCGATTCTCCAAGGGATCGCTAGAGCGATTCCCGGCACCGGCGGAAGGGCGCATCTTCGTCTATGACGAACTTGTGCCAGGGCTATGCTTGGCGGTCACGCAAGCCGGCGGCCGGACGTTCTACCGCAATGGCCGTGTCGATGGTCGGCCCCAGCGCGTACGTATCGGGACGTTCCCGGGGACCAGCATCGAGCAAGCCCGCAAAGTAGCGGCGAAAATCAACGGGCAAGTCGCCGATGGGCAAGACCCGCAAGAAGCCAAGCGGAACCGCCGCGCCGAGGTCACGCTCGGCGACGTATTCAACTTCCACTTGGAGCACTTCGCCCGGTTGAAGAAAAAGACGTGGCGCGAAGATGAGCGGATGTTCAACGCCTACCTGTCGCCGTGGAAAAATCGACGGCTGGCGACCATCCGCACCGAAGAGGTCCAAGCTTTCCACACTCGACTCGGCACCGACCACGGTCAGTACCAGGCGAACAGAGTTATCGAACTGGTCGGCAAACTATTCAGCACCGCTGCCGGCAAACTCGGCTGGAAGGGCGACAACCCAGCCCTCGCCGTGGATCGGTTCAAGGAACAATCCCGGGACAGATTCCTGCTGCCCGATGAAGTGCCGAAACTGCTACGAGCCATCGACGATTGTCCAGACGCCGCCTGGCGCAATTACTTCCGGCTGCTGCTGCTGACGGGCGTGAGACGCGCGAACGCGCTGGCGGCCCGATGGGAGCAAATCGACTGGCAACGCGCCGTATGGCGGCTGCCGGAGACCAAGAGCGGCAAGCCGGTCAACGTCGAGTTGGCACCACAGGCCGTGGAGGTCTTAGAAGCCCAGCGTGAGATTGTGACGGGCTCGCCGTGGGTGTTCCCTGCCAACCGGAGCGATAGCAAGAGCGGTCACGCCTCGCAACCGGACAAGGCATGGCGGGCGATTTGTGCGGCGGCTGGGATTACCGACCTGCGATTGCATGATCTTCGCCGGACGCTGGGAAGCTGGCAGGCGATTGGCGGTGCTAGTCAGACCATCATCGGCGCTTCGCTAGGGCATTCGCCCGGTTCATCGGCGACGGCGGTTTACTCGCGACTCACGCAATCCACGGTCCGCGAATCGGTCACCAAGGCCGTGGACGCTTTATTGGCGGCAGGGAGGGCGAAGTGA